A genome region from Arachis duranensis cultivar V14167 chromosome 6, aradu.V14167.gnm2.J7QH, whole genome shotgun sequence includes the following:
- the LOC110272927 gene encoding uncharacterized protein LOC110272927: MYICLSGCNNGFKAGCRPLIGLDGAFLKTQIGGQILSAVAQDANHHIYVVAWAIVNIENKENWKWFLELLHEDLGDYKANGWCFISDMQKGLILAVEEVMPQVHHRFCVWHLWRNFNKQWKDLELRRLLWDAARSTTFQDFIGNMDKIKRVSEEAWTYLNKWPRHSWTKSQFSHRPKLDNICNNACEVFNARIKEARSKLIITLLEEVRMFVMRSIAKNKIKLNNHIGKLPPVIQSRLEKVRKESKNRVPIWTGDEAYEKFEVHGQPTNMVVDLGKRLCTCQFWMLTGIPCVHACAALARVNKRPEDFCHPLVTMDSYTKTYEHYINPLPGQSMWEKSAYSKPQAPNIKRKPGKLTNKRRKDADEGPSVNKKAKQTVTLKRQLKPFTCTYCGVKGHTKRGCKQKRADELAAALVAAAAAVAASKDKATATGSTPAPEATNSTNPATSAADIPPPVSGPQAEEVELSQPSYGGTQDEAPPPPATRPPKLPTKRKTTPQPVTSSVDPMQGATAATASRLERFMKMVPTPQFKAPRKKNP, from the exons ATGTATATCTGCCTGAGTGGTTGCAATAACGGGTTTAAAGCTGGTTGTCGACCTTTAATCGGCCTCGACGGTGCATTTCTGAAGACGCAGATTGGTGGACAGATATTATCAGCTGTCGCACAAGATGCAAATCACCACATTTATGTGGTTGCTTGGGCTATAGTCAACATTGAAAATAAGGAAAACTGGAAATGGTTTTTGGAGTTACTCCACGAAGACTTGGGAGACTATAAGGCTAACGGGTGGTGTTTCATTTCTGATATGCAGAAG GGGTTGATTTTGGCTGTGGAAGAGGTCATGCCACAGGTCCACCATCGTTTCTGTGTATGGCACCTGTGGCGTAACTTTAACAAACAGTGGAAGGATCTTGAGCTGCGGAGACTCCTTTGGGATGCTGCAAGGTCAACCACCTTTCAAGATTTTATTGGCAACATGGACAAGATCAAAAGAGTCAGTGAAGAAGCATGGACATACCTTAACAAGTGGCCTAGGCATTCATGGACGAAATCTCAATTTAGCCACAGGCCAAAGCTGGATAATATATGCAATAACGCATGTGAGGTATTCAATGCAAGGATCAAAGAGGCTAGGAGCAAGCTAATCATCACCCTGCTTGAAGAGGTAAGGATGTTCGTTATGAGGTCCATTGCAAAGAACAAGATAAAGTTGAACAATCACATCGGAAAACTTCCTCCAGTTATTCAGAGCCGATTAGAAAAGGTAAGGAAAGAGTCAAAGAACAGGGTACCTATATGGACTGGGGATGAAGCCTATGAGAAGTTTGAGGTCCATGGACAACCAACAAACATGGTTGTCGATCTAGGCAAAAGACTCTGCACCTGCCAATTCTGGATGTTAACAG GCATTCCCTGTGTCCACGCCTGTGCTGCTCTTGCACGGGTGAACAAGAGACCAGAGGATTTCTGCCACCCCTTGGTCACAATGGATTCATACACGAAGACCTACGAACATTATATCAATCCTCTTCCGGGTCAATCCATGTGGGAAAAATCAGCATATAGTAAGCCCCAGGCTCCTAACATCAAACGAAAACCAGGAAAGCTcacaaacaaaagaagaaaggacGCTGATGAGGGTCCTAGTGTAAACAAGAAAGCTAAGCAGACTGTTACCCTAAAGAGACAGCTCAAGCCATTCACATGCACATATTGTGGTGTAAAGGGCCACACCAAGAGGGGATGCAAACAGAAGAGAGCTGATGAGCTTGCTGCTGCTCTTGTGGCTGCAGCAGCAGCTGTGGCAGcttcaaaggacaaagctacTGCTACTGGGAGTACACCTGCACCTGAAGCAACCAACAGTACCAATCCGGCAACATCGGCAGCTGACATTCCACCCCCAGTGTCTGGACCGCAAGCTGAAGAGGTTGAATTATCCCAACCAAGCTATGGTGGAACACAAGATGAG gcaccaccaccaccagcaaCAAGGCCACCTAAGTTACCAACTAAACGGAAGACCACACCACAACCAGTAACTTCTTCTGTCGATCCCATGCAAGGAGCAACTGCAGCCACAGCTTCAAGGTTGGAAAGGTTCATGAAGATGGTTCCAACACCTCAGTTCAAGGCACCAAGGAAGAAAAACCCTTGA